One segment of Haliotis asinina isolate JCU_RB_2024 chromosome 12, JCU_Hal_asi_v2, whole genome shotgun sequence DNA contains the following:
- the LOC137258956 gene encoding uncharacterized protein encodes MMLKVCLALFFVVSLLAQHTLAFGCQNEGQTCNVMNGNTCCNGLTCQYAMGNIRTCQRNIGGGVGGGMGCQNEGQMCSWMNGNTCCSGLTCQKGIGNIQMCRRNFGSGIGGGLGCRRRNEECRINGMPAMSCCPSLRCLPGYMDRMTCQ; translated from the exons ATGATGCTCAAAGTGTGTCTTGCTCTGTTCTTTGTGGTGTCACTCTTGGCACAACATACCTTGGCCTTTGGG TGTCAGAACGAGGGACAAACATGTAATGTGATGAACGGGAACACTTGCTGCAATGGCTTGACATGTCAGTATGCAATGGGCAACATCAGAACATGCCAGAGAAACATTGGAGGTGGTGTTGGCGGTGGTATGGGG TGTCAGAATGAGGGGCAAATGTGCAGTTGGATGAATGGCAACACTTGCTGCAGTGGCTTGACGTGTCAGAAAGGAATTGGTAACATCCAAATGTGCAGGCGAAACTTTGGAAGTGGAATTGGCGGTGGTTTGGGG tgtCGTCGCCGTAACGAAGAATGCAGGATTAACGGAATGCCTGCCATGTCGTGTTGTCCATCTCTCCGCTGTCTGCCTGGATACATGGACAGAATGACTTGTCAGTAG